A DNA window from Paraclostridium bifermentans contains the following coding sequences:
- a CDS encoding UbiD family decarboxylase — protein MESQMLRFTLDKLEKSGYLKTCKKRVDKEFELGAVLRYFDNEVPIVFKNIKNYDIDLVGGVYGNRKIFNDLMDVNEENRIYKFMDAIANPKSYKEVKSGPIAQNIITKNIDINKLFPIPTSHEKDSSNFITAGMLIIKDTETNDTHMAVRRFQINDKDNISALVSGASPHLNNIIKKAELNNEKLECAIVLGYDAEFLIASQISSSKYGLDKYEVYSALKNEPLEVIKCSRVDILVPAFCEIVIEGYLDPNKKIKEGPFGELMGYYGEVSNHPTIDVKAIMHRDNPIFQHAFPSREEHLSNGLIREVEIYSALKNIVDVIDINVTVGGGCRLHAVVKINKKNEGDGKSSILTALGSSKDLKHVVIVDNDVDIYSYKDVEFAIASRVQASEDVIIIPNALGSPLEASHVNKGLSDKMGIDATKPLDNELFNRAIIPGYENINIDDYF, from the coding sequence GTGGAGAGTCAAATGCTTAGATTTACTTTAGATAAATTAGAAAAATCAGGATATCTAAAAACTTGTAAAAAGAGAGTTGATAAAGAATTTGAATTAGGAGCTGTACTTAGGTATTTTGATAATGAAGTACCTATAGTTTTTAAGAATATAAAAAATTATGATATAGATTTAGTTGGTGGAGTATACGGAAATAGAAAAATATTTAATGATTTAATGGATGTAAATGAAGAAAATAGAATTTATAAATTTATGGATGCTATAGCAAATCCAAAATCTTATAAAGAAGTTAAAAGTGGACCTATTGCTCAAAATATTATAACTAAAAATATAGATATAAATAAATTATTTCCGATTCCTACATCTCATGAAAAAGATTCATCAAATTTTATAACAGCAGGGATGCTAATAATAAAAGATACAGAAACTAATGATACACATATGGCAGTTAGAAGATTCCAAATAAATGATAAAGATAATATAAGTGCTTTAGTATCTGGAGCTTCTCCTCATTTGAATAATATAATTAAAAAAGCTGAATTAAATAATGAAAAGCTAGAGTGTGCAATAGTTTTAGGATATGATGCAGAATTTTTGATAGCATCTCAAATTAGTTCTTCAAAATATGGGCTAGATAAGTATGAGGTTTATAGTGCTTTAAAAAATGAACCACTTGAAGTTATAAAATGTAGTAGGGTAGATATATTAGTTCCAGCATTTTGTGAAATTGTAATCGAGGGGTATTTAGATCCAAATAAAAAAATAAAAGAAGGTCCTTTCGGGGAACTTATGGGATATTATGGTGAAGTATCAAATCATCCAACTATAGACGTTAAAGCTATAATGCATAGAGATAATCCGATTTTTCAACATGCATTTCCTTCAAGAGAAGAACATTTATCAAATGGTCTTATAAGAGAGGTTGAAATATATAGTGCTTTAAAAAATATAGTGGATGTAATAGATATCAATGTAACGGTAGGTGGAGGATGTAGACTTCATGCAGTTGTAAAGATAAACAAGAAAAATGAAGGAGATGGAAAAAGTTCTATATTGACAGCGCTTGGAAGTAGTAAAGACTTAAAACATGTGGTTATAGTTGATAATGATGTAGATATATACAGCTATAAAGATGTGGAATTTGCAATAGCTTCAAGAGTGCAAGCAAGTGAGGATGTAATTATAATACCTAATGCACTTGGAAGTCCATTAGAAGCCTCTCATGTAAATAAAGGCCTTAGCGATAAAATGGGGATTGATGCAACGAAGCCTTTGGACAATGAATTGTTTAATAGAGCTATAATACCAGGTTATGAAAATATAAACATAGATGATTATTTTTAA
- a CDS encoding UbiX family flavin prenyltransferase — MKIVVGISGGSGAIYALGILQALRELGVESHLVVSNMGEYVAEHECGVSLDELKKMADFYYENYDLAAPIASGSFKTDGMIIVPCSMKTLASVAHGFSESLLTRCADVCIKDRRKLVLLPRETPLSSIHLENMLKLSNIGVTIMPPTPGFYNHPQDISDIVSSIIGRCLDQFDIEHNLLKRWGE, encoded by the coding sequence ATGAAAATTGTTGTTGGGATTTCAGGCGGTAGTGGAGCAATTTATGCTTTAGGAATTTTACAAGCATTAAGAGAGCTTGGTGTTGAGAGTCACTTGGTAGTTTCTAATATGGGTGAATATGTTGCTGAGCATGAGTGCGGGGTAAGTTTAGACGAGCTTAAAAAAATGGCTGATTTTTATTATGAAAATTATGATTTAGCAGCGCCGATAGCGAGTGGATCATTTAAAACAGATGGTATGATAATTGTTCCGTGTTCTATGAAGACATTGGCTTCAGTTGCTCATGGATTTAGCGAATCTTTATTAACTAGATGCGCTGATGTATGCATTAAAGATAGAAGAAAATTAGTATTACTTCCGAGAGAAACTCCTTTAAGTTCTATTCATCTTGAGAATATGCTAAAGCTTTCTAATATAGGGGTTACTATTATGCCTCCTACTCCAGGATTTTATAATCATCCTCAGGATATAAGTGATATTGTTTCATCTATTATAGGAAGGTGTCTAGATCAATTTGATATAGAACATAATTTACTTAAGAGATGGGGGGAATAA
- a CDS encoding cysteine hydrolase family protein, with translation MKRHAILVIDMLNDFVGEKAPLRCPGGEKIIPDLQKLFAWVRERNARGLDDVQLVHIQEAHRKNDADFRVRPVHAVKGTWGSDFIKELYPQGEEYIVPKRRHSGFAHTDLDLYLREENIDTVVVTGVWTNVCVRSTASDALYNAYKVITLSDGVHSKNDEMHEAGLRDLSIFTKVMSIDDYIDAWEKDLDPWVGGGDTENKVE, from the coding sequence ATGAAAAGACATGCAATTTTAGTTATAGATATGTTAAATGATTTTGTGGGAGAGAAAGCTCCATTAAGATGTCCGGGAGGAGAAAAAATAATACCTGATCTTCAAAAGCTTTTTGCTTGGGTTAGAGAAAGAAATGCTAGAGGATTAGACGATGTTCAGTTAGTGCATATACAAGAAGCGCATAGAAAAAATGATGCTGATTTTAGAGTTAGACCAGTTCATGCAGTTAAAGGAACTTGGGGTTCTGATTTTATAAAAGAACTTTATCCACAAGGTGAAGAATATATAGTTCCAAAGAGAAGACATAGTGGGTTTGCGCATACTGACCTAGATTTATATTTAAGAGAAGAAAATATAGATACTGTAGTTGTTACTGGAGTATGGACTAATGTATGTGTTAGAAGTACTGCTAGTGATGCATTATATAATGCGTATAAAGTTATAACTTTAAGTGATGGAGTTCATTCTAAAAATGATGAGATGCATGAAGCAGGGCTTAGAGATTTAAGTATATTTACGAAAGTTATGTCTATAGATGATTATATAGATGCATGGGAGAAAGACTTAGACCCTTGGGTTGGAGGCGGAGATACAGAAAACAAAGTAGAGTAG
- a CDS encoding dihydroorotase, with the protein MDLIIKNANIPQGDEMVLTNILVKDEKIVGFVDDINMIDAKEIIDANKNLVMPGCIDSHTHFMYQGFPHRENFLTGTAAAATGGVTTIIDMPCCSVPSVRSIEQLETKLGICGPQAVVDYAMWGGVTGEDVREGWMHNVKEQADYGVVAFKVYMTPSVPTYPRVTDPEMFECFKAVSETGLPIGIHAENFAMCDFYVNKFKEEGRLDGPAWAEARMELAEKVAIELGISFAEASKARLHIVHMSTGIGAKLVKEAKMRGLDVTSESCPHYLTLNYQDAMTEYGPLAKIAPPLRTKKDNEEHWKGINDGSIDFIATDHAPYEIESEKLKEGTNIWTSFPGIPGVETMVPVIVSEGYNKGKISLSKLVDILSTNAAKHYGLYPKKGALNIGSDADFAIIDLNKEWTIKNENLVTMCGYTPLEGMKLKGRIIKTIVRGNLVYEDGEAGVLGKLENYDVVFNNPEELTSGEYKVSYRKDHPELILEHVKNIKGIKVKPGFGKFIKRQTISKLDKNIKF; encoded by the coding sequence ATGGATTTAATTATAAAAAATGCAAACATACCTCAAGGAGACGAAATGGTTCTTACTAATATATTAGTAAAAGACGAAAAAATAGTAGGGTTTGTTGATGATATAAATATGATAGATGCAAAAGAAATTATAGATGCAAATAAAAACTTAGTAATGCCAGGTTGTATAGATTCACATACGCATTTTATGTATCAAGGATTTCCTCATAGAGAAAACTTTTTAACAGGAACAGCAGCTGCTGCAACTGGTGGAGTTACAACTATAATTGATATGCCTTGTTGTTCAGTTCCTTCAGTTAGAAGTATAGAACAATTAGAAACAAAACTAGGTATATGTGGACCACAAGCGGTAGTAGATTATGCTATGTGGGGAGGAGTTACAGGAGAAGATGTTCGTGAAGGTTGGATGCATAATGTAAAAGAACAAGCTGATTATGGGGTAGTTGCTTTTAAAGTTTATATGACTCCATCTGTTCCAACTTATCCAAGAGTTACGGATCCAGAAATGTTTGAATGTTTTAAAGCAGTATCAGAAACAGGGCTTCCGATAGGAATACATGCAGAAAATTTTGCAATGTGTGATTTTTATGTAAATAAATTTAAAGAAGAAGGTAGACTTGATGGACCTGCTTGGGCAGAAGCTAGAATGGAGCTTGCTGAAAAGGTTGCTATAGAGTTAGGCATTAGCTTTGCTGAAGCTAGTAAAGCTAGACTTCATATAGTTCATATGAGCACGGGTATAGGGGCTAAGCTAGTAAAAGAAGCTAAAATGAGAGGGTTAGACGTAACTAGTGAATCTTGTCCTCATTACTTAACTTTAAATTATCAAGATGCTATGACTGAATATGGGCCACTTGCAAAAATAGCTCCACCTCTTAGAACTAAAAAAGATAATGAAGAACATTGGAAAGGTATAAATGATGGAAGTATAGATTTCATAGCAACAGACCATGCACCATATGAAATAGAAAGTGAAAAATTAAAAGAAGGTACGAACATATGGACTTCATTCCCAGGTATACCAGGAGTTGAGACTATGGTACCTGTAATAGTAAGTGAAGGATACAATAAGGGAAAAATTTCACTAAGTAAATTAGTTGATATACTAAGTACTAATGCAGCTAAACATTATGGATTATATCCTAAAAAAGGTGCTTTAAATATAGGTTCAGATGCTGACTTTGCAATAATAGATTTAAATAAAGAATGGACTATTAAGAATGAGAATTTAGTAACTATGTGTGGATATACTCCACTTGAAGGAATGAAGTTAAAAGGAAGAATAATTAAAACTATAGTTAGAGGTAATTTAGTTTATGAAGATGGAGAAGCTGGAGTTTTAGGAAAATTAGAAAATTATGATGTTGTATTTAATAACCCTGAAGAATTAACTAGTGGAGAATATAAAGTTAGTTATAGAAAAGATCATCCAGAGTTAATTCTTGAACATGTCAAAAATATAAAAGGTATAAAGGTTAAACCAGGATTCGGTAAATTTATAAAGCGTCAGACAATAAGTAAGTTAGATAAAAATATCAAGTTCTAA
- the ftcD gene encoding glutamate formimidoyltransferase encodes MEKKQYVLAVPNFSNGKDKDVIEAIVDVVRNSNVKLVSYEPEADFNRTVVTFIGEPEDVKDALVNMAKKSIELIDMREHKGTHPRIGAQDTLPIFPLKNITIEECVKLSKEIGERLHKESKVPIYFAGESASTEERKAFAYIRKGQYEGVRDLLKEIKDDSSRQEEYNNRKPDLSVDGLLSEKAGATLSSAEVNGLTAYNIFLGTENVEIAKKIAKALRGPSGGFSTVRAVGIKFPEKEGVVVSMNLLDCYQTPIHRAFEFVKREAERYGVIVTGSQLVGPIKLDYVLDTFNYYLQLEDFKNEQVLETHLMDM; translated from the coding sequence ATGGAGAAAAAACAATATGTATTAGCAGTGCCAAATTTTAGTAATGGAAAAGATAAAGATGTAATTGAAGCTATTGTAGACGTAGTTAGAAATTCAAATGTAAAGTTAGTGAGCTATGAACCAGAAGCAGATTTTAATAGAACAGTTGTTACATTTATAGGAGAGCCAGAAGATGTAAAAGATGCTTTAGTTAATATGGCTAAAAAATCTATAGAACTTATAGATATGAGAGAACATAAAGGAACTCACCCTAGAATAGGAGCACAAGATACTCTGCCTATATTCCCACTTAAAAATATAACTATAGAAGAGTGTGTGAAGCTATCAAAAGAAATAGGGGAAAGGTTACATAAAGAAAGTAAAGTCCCTATATACTTTGCAGGAGAAAGTGCTAGTACAGAAGAAAGAAAGGCATTTGCATATATAAGAAAAGGTCAATATGAAGGTGTTAGAGATCTTTTAAAAGAGATAAAAGATGATAGCAGTAGACAAGAAGAATACAATAATAGAAAGCCAGATTTAAGTGTTGATGGATTATTAAGTGAAAAAGCTGGAGCAACATTATCGAGCGCTGAAGTTAATGGGCTTACAGCTTATAATATATTCCTTGGAACTGAAAATGTAGAGATAGCTAAAAAAATAGCTAAAGCATTAAGAGGACCAAGTGGAGGATTTAGTACTGTTAGGGCAGTTGGAATTAAATTCCCAGAAAAAGAAGGAGTAGTAGTTTCTATGAATTTACTAGATTGTTATCAAACTCCTATTCATAGAGCGTTTGAATTTGTAAAAAGAGAAGCTGAGAGATATGGAGTAATAGTAACTGGAAGTCAATTAGTAGGACCTATAAAGCTAGACTATGTATTAGATACATTTAACTATTATTTACAATTAGAGGATTTTAAAAACGAACAAGTATTAGAAACTCATTTAATGGATATGTAA
- a CDS encoding cyclase family protein, with protein MGLKVIDLSQEIYQGMSVFPMHQPTFIMTNMTHEENMKRTGSKTLGFSARNLLISEHGGTHSDAVWEYKSSGKTIENMPLEYFFGSAICIDLNNIPYSRYIEIKDIEISLKESKLQIEKGDILLMYTGHYDRNFNTDKWQTEYSGLSYDAAKYLATSGVVNIGVDAPAIDHPKDLNFSGHLVCGEYDITNTENLCNLDQLVGKRFLYFGLPLKIREGSGSPIRAIALLED; from the coding sequence ATGGGGTTGAAAGTAATTGATTTGTCACAAGAAATTTATCAAGGTATGTCTGTTTTCCCAATGCATCAACCTACCTTTATAATGACAAATATGACTCATGAAGAAAATATGAAAAGAACCGGAAGTAAAACTTTAGGATTTTCTGCTAGAAATTTACTTATAAGTGAACATGGTGGTACTCATTCTGATGCTGTATGGGAATATAAATCCAGTGGTAAGACTATAGAAAATATGCCTCTTGAGTATTTTTTTGGAAGTGCTATTTGTATAGACTTAAACAATATTCCTTATAGTAGGTATATTGAAATTAAGGATATAGAAATTTCCTTAAAAGAATCTAAACTTCAAATTGAAAAAGGCGATATATTGCTAATGTACACTGGTCATTATGACAGAAATTTTAACACAGATAAGTGGCAAACTGAATATTCTGGGCTTAGTTATGATGCAGCTAAGTACCTAGCAACATCTGGAGTAGTTAATATAGGAGTTGATGCTCCTGCAATTGACCATCCAAAAGACTTAAATTTTTCAGGACATTTAGTATGTGGAGAGTATGATATAACCAACACAGAAAATCTTTGTAATCTTGATCAATTAGTGGGTAAAAGATTTTTATATTTCGGATTACCACTTAAAATTAGAGAAGGTTCTGGGTCCCCAATAAGAGCCATTGCTCTTTTGGAAGATTAA
- a CDS encoding uracil-xanthine permease family protein: MSENSSSQKIKNQNNSGLLYRIEDRPNLQLSILLGFQHIVAAFGGIVAVPLVIGPAIGVDVRTTAMLVSATIFVAGLATIIQARGIYKIGAKLPCIMGTSFTFVGPAITVGTSMGLAGIFGATILGSFIEMILSRFIKPLMKFFPPVVTGTVVTLIGLTLVPVSMDWCAGGIGSPTYGSITNICIALMVMVIVVGFNIYGKGVLSSSSILIGMFVGYLACIPIGLVDFTPIKEASWIGLPGIPVILEHGIKFSLAGVAPFIIAYLVTTIETVGCLIAIGEASDIKTSSEQLSKGVLADGLGSFLAGFFGVCPNTTFSQNIGLIPITKVASRHVVIISGVIMMLLGIFPKLGALVASIPSPVLGGAGIVMFGVVAASGIKTLSKVNINNRNLIIISVSIALGLGITTRPELLTVLPESLKLLFGSGISTGTIFAVMLNILLKDTE, encoded by the coding sequence ATGAGTGAAAATAGTTCTTCTCAAAAGATTAAAAATCAAAATAACTCAGGATTACTATATAGAATAGAAGATAGACCAAATTTGCAACTTTCAATCCTTCTTGGTTTTCAACATATAGTTGCAGCTTTTGGTGGAATTGTTGCAGTTCCTTTGGTCATAGGTCCTGCAATAGGTGTTGATGTTAGAACTACAGCTATGTTAGTTAGTGCTACAATATTTGTAGCAGGTCTTGCAACTATCATCCAAGCAAGAGGTATTTACAAAATTGGAGCTAAACTTCCTTGTATTATGGGTACATCTTTTACATTTGTAGGACCCGCAATAACAGTTGGTACTTCTATGGGTCTTGCAGGAATATTTGGTGCTACCATACTTGGTTCCTTTATAGAAATGATTTTGAGTAGATTTATAAAACCTCTTATGAAATTTTTCCCACCTGTTGTTACAGGTACTGTTGTTACTTTAATAGGACTTACACTTGTTCCTGTTTCTATGGATTGGTGTGCTGGAGGTATTGGTTCTCCTACTTATGGAAGTATTACAAACATTTGTATAGCTTTAATGGTTATGGTTATAGTCGTAGGGTTTAATATATATGGTAAAGGAGTTCTTAGCAGTTCTTCAATTTTGATAGGAATGTTTGTAGGTTACTTAGCGTGTATCCCTATTGGATTGGTTGATTTTACACCTATAAAAGAAGCAAGTTGGATAGGTTTGCCTGGAATACCTGTAATCTTAGAGCATGGAATAAAGTTTAGCCTAGCTGGAGTTGCTCCATTTATTATAGCTTATCTAGTAACTACTATAGAAACTGTAGGTTGTTTAATCGCAATAGGTGAAGCTTCAGATATTAAAACTTCTAGTGAACAATTAAGTAAAGGAGTATTGGCTGACGGTCTAGGTAGCTTTTTAGCTGGTTTTTTCGGAGTATGCCCTAATACTACATTTAGTCAAAATATCGGTCTTATTCCTATCACTAAAGTCGCAAGTCGACATGTGGTTATAATATCAGGAGTAATTATGATGTTACTTGGAATATTCCCAAAATTGGGAGCTCTAGTTGCATCTATACCTAGCCCTGTTTTAGGTGGAGCTGGAATAGTAATGTTCGGAGTTGTTGCTGCTAGCGGAATAAAAACATTAAGCAAAGTTAATATAAATAATAGAAACTTAATTATAATATCTGTTTCTATAGCTCTTGGACTTGGAATAACTACAAGACCTGAGCTTTTAACAGTTTTACCTGAATCTTTGAAATTATTATTTGGTTCAGGAATAAGCACAGGAACTATATTTGCAGTAATGCTAAATATACTTTTAAAAGATACTGAGTAA
- the gltS gene encoding sodium/glutamate symporter has protein sequence MELYKINGILNLNLNIAATIALTCFLIILGKIVKRRISILDRLCIPGPVIGGIFFALLVFLLNQFNILTIVLDTGLQSTFMVAFFTTVGIGASFSLIKKGGKSVLIYWIFCIILIFSQNIIGLLGALLTGLDPLLGLMCGAISMGGGHGTSATFGPTLESMGVVGANTIGLAAATLGLICGGFVGAPTSKFLIEKYKLKPNDSLSNNLHNHSEIEDDMNSEIAVASDSKISSKLDSSEFIKHICILTTCMSLGYVVSNFIGKITGYSLPEYVGGILVAILFRNSNDKFKFIDVDYSCFELLGDISLNLFLTMALMSIKLWELKTLGLPMLIIVLMQVLFIILFTVFVMFKLLGKDYDAAVMVGGFIGHELGATPNALANLNSICSRYGYSEKAFFTIPIVCAILIDLVAIPTIIMFINMLS, from the coding sequence ATGGAACTTTACAAAATTAACGGAATCCTTAATCTTAATTTAAACATCGCTGCTACGATTGCATTAACATGTTTTTTAATAATTTTAGGAAAAATAGTAAAAAGACGAATCTCAATTTTAGATAGACTCTGTATACCTGGTCCAGTTATAGGCGGTATATTTTTTGCACTTTTAGTTTTTTTACTTAATCAATTTAATATATTAACTATTGTATTGGACACTGGTTTACAATCTACATTTATGGTTGCTTTCTTTACTACCGTAGGTATAGGAGCAAGTTTTAGCCTTATTAAAAAGGGAGGCAAGTCTGTACTGATTTACTGGATATTTTGTATAATACTTATATTTTCTCAAAATATTATAGGGTTATTAGGAGCATTATTAACAGGACTTGACCCATTGCTTGGTCTTATGTGCGGTGCCATATCTATGGGTGGTGGACATGGAACTAGTGCAACTTTTGGTCCAACTTTAGAATCAATGGGAGTTGTAGGCGCTAACACCATAGGTCTTGCTGCTGCAACATTAGGACTTATTTGTGGTGGATTTGTAGGGGCTCCAACATCCAAATTTTTAATTGAGAAGTATAAATTAAAACCAAATGATTCTCTTTCAAACAACTTACATAATCATAGCGAAATTGAAGACGATATGAATAGTGAAATTGCGGTAGCATCCGATTCTAAAATATCATCAAAATTGGATTCTTCAGAATTTATTAAACATATCTGTATATTAACGACATGTATGTCATTAGGGTATGTTGTTAGCAATTTTATAGGTAAAATAACAGGTTATTCATTACCTGAGTATGTGGGTGGTATTTTGGTTGCTATATTATTCAGAAATAGTAATGATAAATTTAAATTTATAGATGTTGACTATTCATGTTTCGAACTTTTAGGTGATATAAGTTTAAATTTATTTTTAACGATGGCCCTTATGAGTATTAAACTTTGGGAGTTAAAAACACTTGGATTACCTATGTTGATTATAGTTTTAATGCAAGTATTATTTATAATTTTATTCACTGTATTTGTAATGTTTAAATTATTAGGTAAGGATTATGATGCGGCAGTAATGGTTGGAGGATTTATAGGTCATGAACTTGGTGCTACTCCAAATGCACTTGCTAACTTGAATTCAATATGTAGTAGATATGGGTACTCAGAGAAAGCATTTTTTACAATACCAATTGTATGTGCCATTTTAATTGATCTAGTTGCAATCCCTACTATAATAATGTTTATAAATATGCTATCATAA
- a CDS encoding FxLYD domain-containing protein, with the protein MKKVIVGILIGIVVIIGGCAAMFTAGVSSVDKAVNQVKEDTVKNDSKVKDLAKDMSWEVEKDQFTTKIVGTFENKSNEKIDYLQFDYKLIDKEGTVIESSFTNETDIMPKEKRKVEILCSKNDFDKYEITAKSSAF; encoded by the coding sequence ATGAAAAAAGTTATAGTAGGTATATTAATAGGTATTGTAGTTATTATAGGAGGGTGTGCAGCTATGTTTACAGCTGGAGTGTCTAGCGTGGATAAAGCTGTAAATCAAGTAAAAGAAGATACTGTTAAGAATGATAGCAAAGTTAAAGACTTAGCTAAAGACATGTCTTGGGAAGTAGAAAAAGATCAATTTACTACTAAAATAGTAGGAACATTTGAAAACAAAAGTAATGAAAAAATAGATTATTTACAGTTTGATTATAAATTAATAGATAAAGAAGGAACGGTTATTGAAAGTTCGTTTACTAATGAGACAGACATTATGCCTAAAGAGAAAAGAAAAGTAGAAATATTATGTTCTAAGAATGATTTCGATAAGTATGAAATAACAGCTAAATCAAGTGCATTTTAA
- a CDS encoding serine/threonine-protein kinase produces MNIDAEYKISIYEELKSIHKSRKSEIFLVQSTLDEKFYIKRVLKEYTIEVYENLTHIESNNMAKIYEAFEYEDKLIIIEEFISGDTLQEILKKEGMISENTVVKYMIELCNALKKIHNLNPCIIHRDIKPANIMISNDGVLKLIDFDIARLYKYGENMDTTLLGTKGYASPEQFGFDQTDCRSDIYAIGIMMNVLTTGKHTKEIENHGKLKDIIKKCTKISADERYQSVENLEEDLKELINTSYKEIKKTYENKKIDNDTKTLNINTKKSNSLWDILPGFRSRNKLNMMLAILWYLFLITGIVFVDSTTTFIENILVIGLLLSLFLLYTNFLNIKSKLPMIRSKERYFSIFGYIIYSFILFMIFGLGLELLK; encoded by the coding sequence TTGAATATAGATGCAGAATACAAGATATCAATATATGAAGAATTAAAATCTATACATAAAAGTAGAAAAAGTGAAATATTTTTAGTTCAAAGTACTTTAGATGAAAAGTTTTATATAAAACGTGTATTAAAAGAGTATACGATAGAAGTATATGAAAATTTAACTCATATAGAAAGTAATAATATGGCTAAAATATATGAAGCTTTTGAATATGAAGATAAATTAATAATAATTGAAGAATTTATAAGTGGAGATACTTTGCAAGAAATTTTAAAAAAAGAGGGAATGATAAGTGAGAATACTGTAGTAAAATACATGATTGAATTATGTAATGCTCTTAAAAAAATTCACAATTTGAACCCTTGCATAATTCATAGAGATATAAAACCTGCTAATATAATGATAAGCAATGATGGAGTATTAAAACTAATAGATTTTGATATAGCAAGACTATACAAATACGGAGAAAATATGGACACGACTCTTTTGGGAACAAAGGGTTATGCATCGCCAGAACAATTTGGATTTGATCAAACAGATTGTAGAAGTGATATATATGCTATTGGCATCATGATGAATGTATTGACTACAGGAAAGCATACAAAAGAAATAGAAAACCATGGGAAATTAAAAGATATAATAAAAAAATGTACGAAAATATCTGCTGATGAAAGATACCAAAGTGTAGAAAATCTAGAAGAAGATTTAAAAGAGTTAATTAATACAAGTTATAAAGAAATAAAAAAAACATATGAGAATAAAAAAATAGATAATGATACAAAGACTTTAAATATTAATACTAAAAAAAGTAACAGCTTATGGGATATATTACCGGGATTTAGATCTAGAAATAAGTTGAATATGATGTTAGCTATTTTATGGTATTTATTTTTAATCACTGGTATAGTTTTCGTAGATAGTACAACAACATTTATAGAAAATATACTTGTAATAGGGTTATTATTATCATTATTTTTATTATACACTAACTTTTTAAATATAAAGAGTAAGTTACCTATGATACGAAGTAAAGAAAGGTATTTTAGTATATTTGGATATATAATTTATAGCTTTATACTTTTTATGATTTTTGGCTTGGGTCTTGAGTTACTGAAATAA
- a CDS encoding YczE/YyaS/YitT family protein, translated as MNKLLSSVKRLTLFFIGMSIIQFGVALYLKTNIGSDPFTVFTQGLACALNSIGVNATTGTANRIILIVLFTIIFLVQKNHIKIGTLICVIGVGPIIDMAVNVVTYFPIQHYSYIGKVVLVGLGCFIIAVGFSILSSTKVGMAPNDIIPFIIKDKMKLEYRWIRMGIDATFLIAGYLLGGTVGLGTVIAMLITGPFIQICLPYGEKLVNFILNEEPVRNSVEDFNI; from the coding sequence ATGAATAAACTTTTAAGCTCTGTGAAAAGGTTAACATTGTTTTTTATAGGAATGAGTATAATTCAATTTGGAGTAGCTTTATATTTAAAAACAAATATAGGCTCAGATCCATTTACAGTTTTTACACAAGGATTAGCGTGTGCATTAAATAGCATTGGGGTAAACGCTACTACAGGAACTGCGAATAGAATAATCTTAATTGTATTATTTACAATAATATTTTTAGTTCAGAAAAATCATATCAAAATAGGTACTTTAATATGTGTTATTGGAGTTGGGCCAATTATTGATATGGCTGTAAACGTTGTTACATATTTTCCAATTCAACACTATAGTTATATTGGAAAAGTAGTTTTAGTAGGATTAGGATGTTTTATCATAGCTGTAGGATTTTCTATTCTTTCATCTACTAAGGTAGGAATGGCACCAAATGACATAATACCGTTTATTATAAAAGATAAAATGAAGTTAGAATATCGTTGGATAAGAATGGGAATTGATGCTACATTTTTGATTGCAGGGTATTTATTAGGAGGTACAGTAGGTCTTGGAACAGTTATAGCAATGCTTATAACAGGCCCATTTATACAAATATGTCTTCCATATGGAGAAAAATTAGTTAACTTCATTTTAAATGAAGAACCTGTAAGAAATAGTGTTGAGGACTTTAATATATAA